From the genome of Streptomyces sp. NBC_01341, one region includes:
- a CDS encoding PaaI family thioesterase, translating into MGEHTAPTFPQEIIDEYAALGVDLPALFSAGHLGERMGVRIVEASAERVVGTMPVEGNTQPYGLLHGGASAVLAETLGSVGTMLHGGASRIAVGVDLNCTHHRGARSGLVTGVATPVHRGRTTATYEIVITDEHDKRVCTARLTCLLRDAPRPDAG; encoded by the coding sequence ATGGGCGAGCACACCGCACCCACGTTCCCCCAGGAGATCATCGACGAGTACGCGGCACTCGGGGTCGATCTCCCCGCCCTCTTCTCCGCCGGACACCTCGGCGAGCGCATGGGCGTCAGGATCGTCGAGGCGTCCGCCGAGCGCGTCGTGGGCACCATGCCCGTCGAAGGCAACACCCAGCCCTACGGACTCCTCCACGGCGGCGCCTCGGCCGTCCTCGCCGAGACCCTCGGCTCCGTCGGCACCATGCTCCACGGCGGCGCCTCCAGGATCGCCGTCGGCGTCGACCTGAACTGCACCCACCACCGCGGCGCCCGCAGCGGCCTCGTCACCGGCGTCGCCACCCCCGTCCACCGCGGCCGCACCACCGCCACGTACGAGATCGTCATCACCGACGAGCACGACAAGCGCGTCTGCACCGCCCGCCTCACCTGCCTGCTCCGCGACGCACCTCGCCCCGACGCGGGCTGA
- the polA gene encoding DNA polymerase I has product MAETASKKTADNRPRLLLMDGHSLAYRAFFALPAENFTTATGQPTNAVYGFMSMLANTLRDEAPTHFAVAFDVSRKTWRAQEFPEYKANRSKTPDEFKGQVELIGELLDAMHADRFAVDGFEADDVIATLATQAEAAGFEVLIVTGDRDSFQLITDNVTVLYPTKGVSELTRFTPEKVEEKYGLTPAQYPDFAALRGDPSDNLPGIPGVGEKTAAKWINQFGSFAELVERADEVKGKAGQNFRDHLDAVKMNRVLTEMVRDVELPKVPSELERAPYDRTAVTGVLDVLEIRNPSLRERLLAVDPGAEEAAPPEPAAGIDLDGAVLGPGEVAPWLEAHGAQPLGVMTVDTWSLGVGTVTEVALAAADGSAAWLDPAALVEADEQAFAAWVADPQRPKVMHNAKNALRVFPEQGWRLDGITMDTALAAYLVKPGRRSFALDALTVEYLGRELAPAASADGQLAFGADDRAEADALMAQARAVLDLGDAFTARLREVGATELLHDMELPTSIMLARLERHGIAADRAHLEGMEQQFAGAVQQAVKEAHASVGREFNLGSPKQLQEILFGELALPKTKKTKTGYTTDADALAWLAAQTEHELPVLMLRHREQAKLRVTVEGLIKTIGADGRIHTTFNQTVAATGRLSSTDPNLQNIPVRTDEGRAIRRGFVVGEGFETLMTADYSQIELRVMAHLSEDAGLIEAFNSGEDLHTTVASQVFGVEKTAVDAEMRRKIKAMSYGLAYGLSAFGLSQQLNIEAGEARGLMDTYFQRFGGVRDYLRRVVEEARSTGYTETVFGRRRYLPDLNSDNRQRRETAERMALNAPIQGTAADIVKVAMLNVDRALTKARLTSRMLLQVHDEIVLEIAKGEREQVEEILRREMSTAVELRAPLDVSVGVGTDWETAAH; this is encoded by the coding sequence GTGGCTGAGACGGCATCGAAGAAGACGGCAGACAACCGACCGCGCCTGCTCCTCATGGACGGGCACTCCCTGGCGTACCGGGCGTTCTTCGCCCTGCCCGCGGAGAATTTCACGACGGCGACGGGGCAGCCGACGAATGCCGTGTACGGCTTCATGTCGATGCTGGCGAACACGCTGCGCGACGAGGCGCCCACGCACTTCGCGGTGGCGTTCGACGTGTCCCGCAAGACCTGGCGTGCGCAGGAGTTCCCCGAGTACAAGGCGAACCGCTCCAAGACCCCCGACGAGTTCAAGGGGCAGGTCGAGCTGATCGGCGAACTGCTGGACGCGATGCACGCGGACCGGTTCGCGGTGGACGGGTTCGAGGCGGACGACGTCATCGCGACGCTGGCCACGCAGGCCGAGGCGGCGGGCTTCGAGGTCCTGATCGTGACGGGTGACCGGGACTCGTTCCAGCTGATCACGGACAACGTGACCGTGCTGTACCCGACGAAGGGCGTCTCCGAGCTGACGCGCTTCACCCCGGAGAAGGTCGAGGAGAAGTACGGCCTCACGCCCGCCCAGTACCCGGACTTCGCGGCGCTGCGCGGTGACCCGTCGGACAACCTTCCGGGCATCCCCGGCGTGGGGGAGAAGACGGCGGCGAAGTGGATCAACCAGTTCGGTTCGTTCGCGGAGCTGGTCGAGCGGGCCGACGAGGTCAAGGGCAAGGCCGGCCAGAACTTCCGCGACCACCTGGACGCGGTGAAGATGAACCGTGTGCTGACCGAGATGGTCCGCGACGTGGAGCTGCCGAAGGTCCCCTCCGAGCTCGAGCGCGCTCCGTACGACCGCACGGCGGTCACCGGTGTGCTGGACGTCCTGGAGATCCGTAACCCGAGCCTGCGTGAGCGGCTGCTGGCCGTCGACCCCGGTGCGGAGGAGGCGGCGCCGCCGGAGCCGGCGGCCGGTATCGACCTGGACGGTGCGGTGCTGGGTCCGGGTGAGGTCGCCCCGTGGCTGGAGGCGCACGGGGCGCAGCCCCTCGGCGTCATGACGGTGGACACCTGGTCGCTGGGCGTCGGCACGGTCACGGAGGTCGCGCTCGCCGCCGCCGACGGGTCGGCGGCCTGGCTGGACCCGGCCGCGCTCGTGGAGGCCGACGAGCAGGCGTTCGCCGCGTGGGTCGCCGACCCGCAGCGGCCCAAGGTCATGCACAACGCCAAGAACGCCCTGCGGGTCTTCCCGGAGCAGGGCTGGCGGCTGGACGGCATCACCATGGACACGGCGCTCGCCGCGTATCTCGTCAAGCCGGGACGTCGTTCCTTCGCCCTGGACGCGCTGACCGTCGAGTACCTCGGCCGTGAGCTGGCACCGGCCGCGTCGGCCGACGGGCAGCTCGCCTTCGGCGCGGACGACCGTGCGGAGGCCGACGCCCTGATGGCGCAGGCGCGGGCCGTGCTGGACCTCGGAGACGCCTTCACCGCCCGGCTGCGGGAGGTCGGGGCCACCGAGTTGCTGCACGACATGGAACTGCCCACGTCGATCATGCTGGCCCGGCTCGAGCGGCACGGCATCGCCGCCGACCGCGCCCATCTGGAAGGCATGGAGCAGCAGTTCGCCGGTGCGGTGCAGCAGGCGGTGAAGGAGGCGCACGCCTCGGTGGGACGGGAGTTCAACCTCGGCTCGCCCAAGCAGCTCCAGGAGATCCTCTTCGGTGAACTGGCCCTGCCGAAGACGAAGAAGACGAAGACGGGCTACACGACCGACGCCGACGCCCTGGCCTGGCTGGCCGCGCAGACCGAACACGAGCTGCCGGTCCTCATGCTGCGCCACCGGGAGCAGGCGAAGCTGCGGGTGACGGTCGAGGGCCTGATCAAGACGATCGGCGCGGACGGCCGTATCCACACCACGTTCAACCAGACGGTCGCGGCGACCGGCCGGCTCTCCTCGACCGACCCCAACCTGCAGAACATCCCCGTGCGTACGGACGAGGGCCGTGCGATCCGCCGGGGTTTCGTCGTCGGCGAGGGCTTCGAGACGCTGATGACGGCCGACTACAGCCAGATCGAGCTGCGGGTCATGGCCCACCTCTCCGAGGACGCCGGGCTGATCGAGGCGTTCAACTCGGGCGAGGACCTGCACACGACGGTCGCCTCGCAGGTGTTCGGCGTGGAGAAGACGGCCGTCGACGCCGAGATGCGCCGCAAGATCAAGGCGATGTCGTACGGACTGGCCTACGGGCTCTCCGCGTTCGGCCTCTCCCAGCAGCTGAACATCGAGGCCGGCGAGGCGCGCGGGCTGATGGACACCTACTTCCAGCGGTTCGGCGGGGTGCGCGACTACCTGCGCCGGGTCGTCGAGGAGGCCAGGTCCACCGGCTACACCGAGACGGTCTTCGGCCGCCGCCGGTATCTCCCCGACCTCAACAGCGACAACCGACAGCGGCGCGAGACGGCCGAGCGGATGGCGCTCAACGCTCCCATCCAGGGCACGGCGGCCGACATCGTGAAGGTCGCGATGCTCAACGTGGACCGTGCGCTGACGAAGGCACGGCTGACGTCGCGGATGCTGCTCCAGGTCCACGACGAAATCGTCCTGGAGATCGCGAAGGGCGAGCGCGAACAGGTCGAGGAGATCCTGCGCCGCGAGATGTCCACGGCGGTCGAACTCCGTGCGCCGCTGGACGTCTCGGTCGGCGTCGGCACGGACTGGGAGACCGCCGCGCACTGA
- a CDS encoding branched-chain amino acid ABC transporter substrate-binding protein, which translates to MRHRSLIILTAVLTTGALTLTACGSRDDNGKGDKGGDSKTTVVIGVDAPLTGSLSALGQGIKNSVDLAAKTANKNNEVPGIEFKIEALDDQAVPASGQANATKLVGNKDVIGAVGPLNSGVAQSMQGVFEKADMAQVSPANTNPALSQGDNWGKGDSKRVFKTYFRTCATDVVQGKFAAQYLYNDAKKKKVYVVDDKQTYGAGLAAIFSAEFERLGGKVVGTDHVTVKETDFSSTADKVKSSGADSVYYGGQYPEGGLLSDQIKKTGAKIPTMGGDGIYDPAFISASGEANDGDFATSVGYPVEALPTAKQFIADYNAGGYKDPFAAYGGYSYDAGWAIIQAVKAVVADNDGKLPEDARAKITEAMAKVSFDGVTGKVSFDQFGDTTNKQLTVYEVQKGAWKDVKSATFED; encoded by the coding sequence GTGCGACACCGTTCTTTGATCATCCTCACAGCAGTGCTCACCACCGGTGCCCTCACACTCACCGCCTGCGGGTCGCGCGACGACAACGGCAAGGGCGACAAGGGCGGCGACAGCAAGACCACCGTCGTCATCGGCGTCGACGCCCCGCTCACCGGATCCCTCTCCGCACTCGGCCAGGGCATCAAGAACTCCGTGGACCTCGCGGCCAAGACCGCGAACAAGAACAACGAGGTCCCCGGCATCGAGTTCAAGATCGAAGCCCTCGACGACCAGGCCGTCCCCGCCTCCGGACAGGCCAACGCCACCAAGCTCGTCGGCAACAAGGACGTCATCGGAGCCGTCGGCCCCCTGAACTCCGGCGTCGCCCAGTCCATGCAGGGCGTCTTCGAGAAGGCCGACATGGCCCAGGTCTCCCCCGCCAACACCAACCCCGCCCTCAGCCAGGGCGACAACTGGGGCAAGGGCGACTCCAAGCGCGTCTTCAAGACGTACTTCCGCACCTGCGCCACCGACGTCGTCCAGGGCAAGTTCGCCGCCCAGTACCTCTACAACGACGCCAAGAAGAAGAAGGTCTACGTCGTCGACGACAAGCAGACCTACGGCGCCGGCCTCGCCGCCATCTTCTCCGCGGAATTCGAACGCCTCGGCGGCAAGGTCGTCGGCACCGACCACGTCACCGTCAAGGAGACCGACTTCTCCAGCACCGCCGACAAGGTCAAGTCCTCCGGCGCCGACTCCGTCTACTACGGCGGCCAGTACCCCGAGGGCGGCCTGCTCTCCGACCAGATCAAGAAGACCGGCGCCAAGATCCCCACCATGGGCGGCGACGGCATCTACGACCCCGCCTTCATCAGCGCCTCCGGTGAGGCCAACGACGGCGACTTCGCCACCTCCGTCGGCTACCCCGTCGAGGCCCTCCCGACCGCCAAGCAGTTCATCGCGGACTACAACGCCGGCGGCTACAAGGACCCCTTCGCGGCCTACGGCGGCTACTCCTACGACGCCGGATGGGCCATCATCCAGGCCGTCAAGGCCGTCGTCGCCGACAACGACGGCAAGCTCCCCGAGGACGCCCGCGCCAAGATCACCGAGGCCATGGCCAAGGTCTCCTTCGACGGCGTGACCGGCAAGGTCTCCTTCGACCAGTTCGGTGACACCACCAACAAGCAGCTCACCGTCTACGAGGTCCAGAAGGGCGCCTGGAAGGACGTCAAGAGCGCCACGTTCGAGGACTGA
- a CDS encoding ABC transporter ATP-binding protein, producing MTTTTETTTTQTTTTPVLDASGVTMRFGGLTAVRDVDLKVNAGEIVGLIGPNGAGKTTFFNCLTGLYVPTEGTVRYKGTVLPPKPHLVTQAGIARTFQNIRLFANMTVLENVLVGRHTRTKEGLWSALLRGPGFKRAEAASHARAMELLEFIGLQDKADHLARNLPYGDQRKLEIARALASDPGLLLLDEPTAGMNPQETRVTEELIFAIRDMGIAVLVIEHDMRFIFNLCDRVACLVQGEKLVEGTPAVVQGDERVIAAYLGTPFEGDTPENADAPAPAPAETPETPDTAEAEAPEAQADKAERTTSTEGEGQ from the coding sequence ATGACGACCACCACCGAAACGACCACCACCCAGACCACCACGACGCCCGTCCTCGACGCCTCCGGCGTCACCATGCGCTTCGGCGGACTCACCGCCGTACGCGACGTCGACCTCAAGGTCAACGCAGGCGAGATCGTCGGACTCATCGGCCCCAACGGCGCCGGCAAAACCACCTTCTTCAACTGCCTCACCGGCCTCTACGTCCCCACCGAGGGCACCGTCCGCTACAAGGGCACCGTCCTGCCGCCCAAGCCCCACCTCGTCACCCAGGCAGGAATCGCCCGCACCTTCCAGAACATCCGCCTCTTCGCCAACATGACCGTCCTGGAGAACGTCCTCGTCGGACGCCACACCAGGACCAAAGAAGGCCTCTGGTCCGCCCTCCTGCGCGGCCCCGGCTTCAAAAGGGCCGAAGCAGCCTCCCACGCACGCGCCATGGAACTCCTCGAGTTCATCGGCCTCCAGGACAAGGCCGACCACCTCGCACGCAACCTCCCCTACGGAGACCAGCGCAAGCTGGAGATCGCGCGCGCACTCGCCAGCGACCCCGGCCTCCTCCTCCTGGACGAGCCCACCGCCGGCATGAACCCGCAGGAAACCCGCGTCACCGAAGAACTCATCTTCGCCATCCGCGACATGGGCATCGCCGTACTCGTCATCGAGCACGACATGCGCTTCATCTTCAACCTCTGCGACCGCGTCGCCTGCCTCGTCCAAGGCGAAAAACTCGTCGAAGGCACACCCGCCGTCGTCCAGGGCGACGAACGCGTCATCGCCGCCTACCTCGGCACACCCTTCGAAGGGGACACCCCCGAGAACGCCGACGCCCCCGCCCCCGCCCCCGCAGAGACACCGGAGACACCGGACACCGCCGAGGCCGAAGCCCCCGAGGCCCAGGCCGACAAGGCGGAGCGCACCACCAGCACAGAAGGGGAAGGCCAGTGA
- a CDS encoding FdhF/YdeP family oxidoreductase produces the protein MATKPPTGDPVQDAPQVEEAQHAAAGLPAVAHTLRIAQQQMGVRRTAQTLLKVNQKNGFDCPGCAWPEGDKRHTAEFCENGAKAVAEEATLRRVTPDFFDAHPVADLATRSGYWLGQQGRITQPVYLPEGGDRYEAVTWERAFAIIAEELTALSSPDEALFYTSGRTSNEAAFLLQLFAREFGTNNLPDCSNMCHESSGSALTETIGIGKGSVSLEDLHQADLIIVAGQNPGTNHPRMLSALEQAKAAGAKIISVNPLPEAGLERFKNPQTARGMLKGADLTDLFLQIRIGGDQALFRLLNKMIIEADGAVDTEFITEHTHGYEDFAEAARTADWDETLTATGLDRDTIERALTMVLASKRTIVCWAMGLTQHKHSVPTIREVVNFLLLRGNIGRPGAGVCPVRGHSNVQGDRTMGIFERPAPAFLDALDREFGITSPRHHGYDVVRSIQALRDGDAKVFFAMGGNFVAATPDTTVTEAAMRRARLTVHVSTKLNRSHAVTGTRALILPTLGRTDKDVTAGGKQFVTVEDSMGMVHSSRGNLTPASPHLLSEPAIVARLARAVLGPASTTPWEDFEKDYGTIRDRISRVVPGFEDFNARVARPGGFTLPHAPRDERRFPTATGKANFTAAPVEYPELPEGRLLLQTLRSHDQYNTTIYGLDDRYRGIKGGRRIVMVNPEDARTLGLADGSYTDIVSEWKDGVERRAPGFRVVHYPTARGCTAAYYPETNVLVPLDATADTSNTPASKSVVVRFETA, from the coding sequence ATGGCCACCAAGCCCCCGACCGGTGACCCGGTCCAGGACGCCCCGCAGGTCGAAGAGGCCCAGCACGCCGCCGCCGGACTGCCCGCCGTCGCCCACACCCTGCGTATCGCGCAGCAGCAGATGGGCGTGCGACGCACCGCGCAGACCCTCCTCAAGGTCAACCAGAAGAACGGCTTCGACTGTCCCGGCTGCGCCTGGCCCGAGGGCGACAAGCGGCACACCGCCGAGTTCTGCGAGAACGGTGCCAAGGCCGTCGCCGAGGAGGCGACCCTGCGCCGCGTCACCCCCGACTTCTTCGACGCCCACCCCGTCGCCGATCTGGCGACCCGCAGCGGCTACTGGCTCGGCCAGCAGGGGCGCATCACCCAGCCCGTGTACCTGCCCGAAGGCGGCGACCGGTACGAGGCCGTCACCTGGGAGCGCGCCTTCGCGATCATCGCCGAGGAACTCACCGCGCTCTCCTCCCCCGACGAGGCGCTCTTCTACACCTCCGGCCGCACCAGCAACGAGGCCGCCTTCCTCCTGCAGCTCTTCGCCCGGGAGTTCGGCACCAACAACCTGCCCGACTGCTCCAACATGTGCCACGAGTCGTCCGGCTCCGCCCTTACCGAGACGATCGGCATCGGCAAGGGCAGCGTCAGCCTCGAGGACCTCCACCAGGCCGACCTGATCATCGTCGCCGGCCAGAACCCCGGCACCAACCACCCCCGAATGCTGTCCGCCCTGGAACAGGCCAAGGCCGCCGGAGCGAAGATCATCTCGGTGAACCCGCTGCCCGAGGCCGGCCTCGAACGGTTCAAGAACCCGCAGACCGCCCGCGGCATGCTCAAGGGCGCCGACCTCACCGACCTGTTCCTGCAGATCCGCATCGGCGGCGACCAGGCACTCTTCCGCCTCCTGAACAAGATGATCATCGAGGCCGACGGAGCCGTCGACACCGAATTCATCACCGAACACACCCACGGATACGAGGACTTCGCCGAGGCAGCCCGCACCGCGGACTGGGACGAGACCCTCACCGCCACCGGCCTCGACCGCGACACCATCGAGCGGGCGCTCACCATGGTCCTCGCGTCGAAACGCACCATCGTCTGCTGGGCCATGGGCCTCACCCAGCACAAGCACTCCGTGCCCACCATCCGCGAAGTGGTCAACTTCCTCCTCCTGCGCGGCAACATCGGCAGGCCCGGCGCCGGGGTCTGCCCCGTACGCGGCCACTCCAACGTCCAGGGCGACCGCACCATGGGCATCTTCGAACGCCCCGCCCCCGCCTTCCTCGACGCCCTCGACCGGGAATTCGGCATCACCTCGCCGCGCCACCACGGCTACGACGTCGTGCGGTCCATCCAGGCGCTCCGCGACGGCGACGCCAAGGTCTTCTTCGCCATGGGCGGCAACTTCGTCGCCGCCACTCCCGACACCACCGTCACCGAGGCCGCGATGCGCCGCGCACGGCTCACCGTCCACGTCTCGACCAAGCTCAACCGCTCCCACGCCGTCACCGGGACCCGCGCCCTGATCCTGCCCACCCTCGGCCGTACCGACAAGGACGTGACCGCCGGCGGGAAGCAGTTCGTCACCGTCGAGGACTCCATGGGCATGGTCCACTCCTCACGCGGCAACCTCACCCCCGCGAGCCCGCACCTGCTCTCCGAGCCCGCGATCGTCGCCCGCCTCGCCCGCGCCGTCCTCGGCCCCGCGTCCACCACACCCTGGGAGGACTTCGAGAAGGACTACGGGACGATCCGCGACCGCATCTCCCGCGTCGTGCCCGGCTTCGAGGACTTCAACGCCCGCGTCGCAAGGCCCGGCGGATTCACCCTCCCCCACGCACCCCGCGACGAACGCCGCTTCCCCACCGCCACCGGCAAGGCCAACTTCACCGCCGCCCCCGTCGAGTACCCCGAACTCCCCGAAGGCAGGCTGCTGCTCCAGACCCTGCGCTCCCACGATCAGTACAACACCACGATCTACGGCCTCGACGACCGCTACCGCGGCATCAAGGGCGGCCGCCGCATCGTCATGGTCAACCCCGAGGACGCCCGCACCCTCGGCCTCGCCGACGGCTCCTACACCGACATCGTCAGCGAGTGGAAGGACGGCGTCGAGCGCCGCGCCCCCGGCTTCCGGGTCGTCCACTACCCCACCGCACGGGGCTGCACCGCCGCCTACTACCCGGAGACGAACGTCCTCGTCCCGCTCGACGCGACCGCGGACACCAGCAACACCCCCGCCAGCAAGTCGGTCGTCGTCCGGTTCGAGACCGCCTGA
- a CDS encoding branched-chain amino acid ABC transporter permease, protein MNELPQQLANGLALGALYGLIAIGYTMVYGIVQLINFAHGEIFMIGGFGALTTYLALPGGTSLMVVIPLMIIGGAIASVAVATAAERFAYRPLRGAPRLAPLITAIGLSIVLQQLVWGFYPDAKKPRSFPEFKGESFKIFDNLYLQRADAFILVLAPLCMLALGMFVAKSRSGRAMQATAQDPDTAKLMGINTDRIIVMAFAIGAAFAAIAAVAYGLDKGQINFEMGFLLGLKAFTAAVLGGIGNIYGAMVGGVVLGLAEALSIAYIEEIPGMQQLGGGAWANVWAFVLLIVVLLVRPQGLLGERVADRA, encoded by the coding sequence GTGAACGAACTGCCGCAACAGCTGGCGAACGGCCTCGCACTCGGCGCGCTCTATGGCCTCATAGCCATCGGGTACACCATGGTGTACGGCATCGTCCAGCTCATCAATTTCGCCCACGGCGAGATCTTCATGATCGGGGGCTTCGGCGCCCTCACCACCTACCTCGCGCTCCCCGGCGGAACCTCGCTCATGGTGGTCATTCCCCTCATGATCATCGGAGGCGCCATCGCCTCCGTCGCCGTAGCGACAGCCGCGGAACGCTTCGCCTACCGCCCCCTGCGCGGCGCACCACGGCTGGCACCCCTCATCACCGCGATCGGCCTCTCGATCGTCCTCCAGCAGCTTGTCTGGGGCTTCTACCCCGACGCGAAGAAGCCGCGCAGCTTCCCGGAGTTCAAGGGCGAGTCGTTCAAGATCTTCGACAACCTCTACCTCCAGCGCGCCGACGCCTTCATCCTCGTCCTCGCCCCCCTGTGCATGCTCGCCCTCGGCATGTTCGTCGCCAAGAGCCGCAGCGGCCGCGCCATGCAGGCCACCGCACAGGACCCCGACACGGCCAAGCTCATGGGCATCAACACCGACCGCATCATCGTGATGGCCTTCGCCATCGGAGCCGCGTTCGCCGCCATCGCAGCCGTCGCCTACGGCCTCGACAAGGGCCAGATCAACTTCGAGATGGGCTTCCTCCTCGGGCTGAAGGCCTTCACCGCCGCAGTCCTCGGCGGCATCGGCAACATCTACGGAGCCATGGTCGGCGGAGTCGTCCTCGGCCTCGCCGAAGCCCTCTCCATCGCCTACATCGAAGAAATCCCCGGCATGCAGCAGCTCGGCGGCGGCGCCTGGGCCAACGTCTGGGCATTCGTACTTCTCATCGTCGTCCTCCTCGTCAGGCCACAAGGCCTGCTCGGCGAGCGCGTCGCGGATCGGGCGTGA
- a CDS encoding branched-chain amino acid ABC transporter permease — protein MTTDTTKTAAVTTPADTGTRTAGLRRLTALGGIATIASTFMAWTWTSEFTGDLTIYGYPAGLQLLTLTSGALVLLYALAALDVRGLRWIAPTGTTKALQFLAIGTFTTTWFTVFAIAIELGGVVNLEPGGYVAAVASAIPLVALLLPDDTRKASRPKELPSWAEILIIVAAFAIGLFVVTYGIDIEPPELFTGYLITAGFAVGALFKSGIMARLSALTTKYRSIAVAAAFVAAAAFPFTQSTDQFTLIAVNILIFATVALGLNIVVGLAGLLDLGYVAFLGVGAYTAALVSGTTASAFDVHFPFWAAVLTGAAVSLIFGVVIGAPTLRLRGDYLAIVTLGFGEIFRITVGNLDGVSGPQITNGPNGVPNIPDLVFFGYDFGESHTILGIELGGYANYYLLMLLAMILVVLVFSRAGSSRIGRAWVAIREDETAATAMGINGFRVKLIAFALGATLAGLAGTVQAHVQSTVVPEMYVFAGPVPPNSAFLLAAVILGGMGTISGPLIGATLLYMIPAKLQFLQDYQLLGFGLALILLMRFRPEGLIANRRAQLEYHETGQLDTPEGTLPESGVGTVKAGA, from the coding sequence ATGACAACCGACACCACCAAAACCGCAGCCGTCACCACCCCCGCCGACACCGGCACCCGGACCGCAGGCCTGCGCCGCCTCACCGCCCTCGGCGGCATCGCGACCATCGCCAGCACCTTCATGGCCTGGACCTGGACCAGCGAATTCACCGGCGACCTCACTATCTACGGCTACCCCGCCGGCCTCCAGCTCCTCACCCTCACCTCAGGCGCCCTCGTACTCCTGTACGCACTCGCCGCCCTCGACGTCCGAGGCCTCCGCTGGATCGCCCCCACCGGCACCACCAAAGCCCTCCAGTTCCTGGCCATCGGTACCTTCACGACCACCTGGTTCACCGTCTTCGCCATTGCCATCGAACTCGGCGGTGTCGTCAACCTGGAACCCGGCGGCTACGTCGCGGCAGTGGCCTCCGCGATCCCCCTCGTCGCCCTCCTGCTCCCCGACGACACCCGCAAAGCATCCCGCCCCAAGGAACTCCCCTCCTGGGCCGAGATCCTCATCATCGTCGCAGCCTTCGCAATCGGCCTCTTCGTCGTCACCTACGGCATCGACATCGAACCCCCCGAGCTCTTCACCGGCTACCTGATCACCGCGGGCTTCGCCGTCGGCGCCCTGTTCAAATCCGGCATCATGGCCCGGCTCTCGGCCCTCACCACCAAGTACCGCTCCATCGCCGTAGCCGCCGCCTTCGTGGCCGCCGCAGCATTCCCCTTCACCCAGAGCACCGACCAGTTCACCCTCATCGCGGTCAACATCCTCATCTTCGCGACCGTCGCACTCGGGCTGAACATCGTCGTCGGCCTCGCCGGACTCCTCGACCTCGGATACGTCGCCTTCCTCGGCGTCGGCGCCTACACCGCCGCCCTCGTCTCCGGCACCACCGCATCCGCGTTCGACGTCCACTTCCCCTTCTGGGCAGCCGTCCTCACCGGAGCAGCCGTCTCCCTCATCTTCGGCGTCGTCATCGGAGCACCCACACTCCGCCTCCGCGGCGACTACCTCGCCATCGTCACCCTCGGCTTCGGCGAAATCTTCCGCATCACCGTCGGCAACCTCGACGGCGTCTCCGGACCCCAGATCACCAACGGCCCCAACGGCGTACCCAACATCCCCGACCTCGTCTTCTTCGGATACGACTTCGGCGAATCCCACACGATCCTGGGAATCGAACTCGGCGGATACGCCAACTACTACCTGCTCATGCTGCTCGCGATGATCCTCGTGGTCCTCGTCTTCAGCCGCGCCGGCAGCTCCCGCATCGGCCGCGCCTGGGTCGCCATCCGCGAGGACGAAACAGCCGCCACCGCCATGGGCATCAACGGCTTCCGCGTCAAACTCATCGCCTTCGCCCTCGGCGCCACCCTCGCCGGCCTCGCCGGCACCGTCCAGGCCCACGTACAGAGCACCGTCGTCCCGGAGATGTACGTCTTCGCCGGCCCCGTGCCGCCCAACTCCGCCTTCCTCCTCGCCGCAGTCATCCTCGGCGGCATGGGAACCATCAGCGGACCCCTGATCGGCGCGACCCTCCTGTACATGATCCCCGCGAAGCTGCAGTTCCTCCAGGACTACCAGCTCCTCGGCTTCGGCCTCGCACTCATCCTGCTCATGCGCTTCCGCCCCGAAGGCCTCATCGCCAACCGGCGCGCCCAGCTCGAATACCACGAGACCGGCCAACTCGACACACCCGAAGGCACACTGCCCGAATCCGGCGTCGGCACCGTGAAGGCGGGGGCGTGA